In the genome of Natronomonas salina, the window GGCTCGACCTCGACGGCACCGACGCGACGCTGCCGGCCGACGAATCGCTCACCTCGCTGTTCCGCCCGGGACTCGGCCTCGCCGTGGTGACGCTGCTTCTCGTCGTGACCGCCCTCGGGGCCGTCGCCCTGGCCGGCCCGCTCGACGACGGCGTCGACGTGGGGACCCTGGAGACGCAGATCGAATCGATCAGCGACGACGAACGCGAAGCCCGCGACGTCGCAGCGACGACCCACGACCCGACCCTCGCCGCGGTCGCCCGGAACCACAGTCGCGACATGCGCGACCGGGGCTTCGTCGATCACACCAACCCGGACGGCCAGCGACCGCAGGACCGCGCCGCGGCGGCCGGCCTCGAGTGCCGCGTCGGCGAGAACATCTACCAGACGCCGCGCGGCTCGCTGGCCGATTCCGAACGCGCCGTCGCCGACCACGTCGTCCGGTCGTGGCTCGACTCGCCGGGCCACCGCGAGACGCTGCTCCGTGACCGCTACACCAGACAGGGCGTCGGCGTCGCCATCGGCGAGGACGCACTCTACGTCACCCAGCTGTTCTGCTAGTCCGGGGATTCGACTCCGACGCCACCGTCGTCCCGGGCGCCAGTTCGGACGCTCAGTAGAACATGATGTACTCGGAGGTCTTCCCGTAGATCGGCACGCTCCCGTAGGCCTCGATGGTGTACTCGGTCCGATTGAGGACGCCGTCGTAGACTCGCTCGTACCAGACGTTCCGACTCTCGCCGGGGTCGAGTTCGATCTCGAAGCGGAACTCGTCGGTCGTCGGCGTCGAGACCCCACCCTGGAAGGTCTCCCGCTCGAGGCCCTGGTTCACGATGTCGAACTCGACGCGGAAGTCCCAGGGGTCGGTCCGGATCTCCTCGACGCCCCGGGTGACGAGGTACGGGGCGCCGGTGACGTCGAACTCGTGGGCCGAGTAATCGCCGGTCGCACCGGGGTCGTCGACCGACCAGTTCCCGTTCGGCCCCCAGACGATGGTGGCGTGGGGCTCCTCCTCGCCGACGGTCTGTGTCTCCCGCCAGATGCCGAACCTGAGGACGTCCCAGTACCGCTCCTGGAGTTCGTCGATGACGAGCTTCCGGCAGATGTCCAGGAGCTTCTCGCGGCCCGGCGGCGCGATGCCCCGCTCCGGGTCGCCCTTCACCTCGAGGTGGACGGTGAGGCGACCCGCACCTGCGGTGTTGTTCTGTTCCCGCTGGAGCACCGAGTGCGAGGTGACGACGCGCGGCTTCTCGACCGGCGTCCCGACGGTGAACGAACCCGTGACGGTGTCGTCCTGGACCGTGATGGTGTACTCGTAGTAACCGTCCGGCACGTCGCTGAGCTCGATCTCCTCGACGTCCCGGGACCCCTCCACCTCCATCGAGCCCTCGTAGCCGGGTTGGTCGCCGACCACGACCTCCACGGGCACCGTTCCGTCGCCGCCGGAGTTCCCGACCTCCAGCGTGAGGGTGACGTTCGACCCCTGGATGAACCGCTCGTCGCCCGCCGAGACGTCGATGATCTCGATATCGGGTTCGGCGGCCGTCGCCGTCGGCGTCGACGTCGCCGTCGGGTCCGTCGAGTCGTCGTCGCCCAGCCCCTCGATCGACGAGCAGCCGGAGAGACCGACGGCACCGGCGGCGGCTAGGGAGAGATACTGTCGACGTCGCATAGTTACCCGTTCGTAAGCGCAGTTTACACGTAAAGGAGCGGATTGACCCAGCTAACTGGCTACAATCACTGTGCGGCGGTACTGTCAGCGCCCGACGAACGGTGACGACGACCCGCGAGGTTCAGACGGGCGCATCCGACGTTCGAGGCCTCCGGAATTCCCACCCGCGAGCGTCGTATCGCGAGAGCTACTCGACGTAGCGGCGCTGGAACTCCTCGTCGGTCTTCGTGAGGTAGAGGATCCCCTCGACGATGCCGACCAGCCCCGGGATGCCGGTCCAGAAGAAACAGAGGTACAGCAGCCCCAGGCCGGTGTCGCCGAGGTAGAACCGGTGGACGCCCGCCCACCCGAGCAGGATGGCGAGGACGCCGGCCGTCACGCGGTCCTTCTCGTAGTCGGCGGTCGCCGGCTTCTGGCGGACGCCGCACTCCGGGCAGATCTCGGCCTCCTTCTTGATGATCGCCCCGCAGCTGTGACAGAACTTCTCGTCGGGGCCGGTGTTCACGCCCGGCGTCGCGGCTGGCGGCCGTTCGTCGACGTCGAACGGTTCGTCGCTGCTCGCGTCGTCTTCGGCCTCGTCGTCGGAGGGCATACCACCAGGTGGTCGGCGTGGCGATAAATAGCTACTGTCGAGCGTGACGGACGAACAACAGGAATCCCGCGAGGAGACCGTAGACGACGCCGATCGCGAGCACCCGCAGATCGCCCGTCAGGTACAGCGTCGCCAGGCCGACCCCATAGGCGTAGCCGAGGCCGAACCCCGTCGCGGTCCGCACCGGATTCCACCCGCGGCGAGCCGTGAACGCCGAGACCGCCCAGTCGACCAGCGCAGGCATCGGCAGGAGCGTGACGACCCAGAGCCCGGTCGGCAGCGGCGACCCGATTAGGGCCGCCAGCAGCCCGGCCAGAATCCCCGGGTAGATCCCGAGACAGCGCGCACAGAGCCGAACCCGCCGCCCGCCGACCCGGGGGGCGTAACAGCGGTCCCACTCGCCGGGTTGGTGATGCGAGAGGAGGTACGGGCGCGTCGCCGCCAGCGCGGTCCGGACCCCGTCCCAGTCGATCATCGGCCCGGCTTGGCCGCGACCGACCGTAAATCCCGCCGTCTCCGGCCGGGGAGTCGCTCAGAACAGTCCGTTCAGGCGGAGGCGGTGTAGCCCGCGTCCTCGACGGCATCGACGAGCGCGTCGGTGTCGGCGTCGCCGTCGACGGTCGCCCGCTCGGCCTCGCGGTCGACGTCGACGTCGGTCACGCCGCTGACGCCCTGCAATGCCTCCTCGACGCTCTGTTCACAGTGCTCGCAGGTCATGCCCTCGACGGAGATGGTCTGGCTCATGGTCGAGTGTACCTACGGGCTGCAGTCTTTTGCGGGTTTCCCCTTCCACTCCAAAGTGAAACGGCGATTCGACCTTCGATTCCGAAGCCATTCCGGGCAAACC includes:
- a CDS encoding CAP domain-containing protein; its protein translation is MAPACTVCGDEATVSDACPHCGAACCPQHRPPTAHDCPGTDAGETTGWRLDLDGTDATLPADESLTSLFRPGLGLAVVTLLLVVTALGAVALAGPLDDGVDVGTLETQIESISDDEREARDVAATTHDPTLAAVARNHSRDMRDRGFVDHTNPDGQRPQDRAAAAGLECRVGENIYQTPRGSLADSERAVADHVVRSWLDSPGHRETLLRDRYTRQGVGVAIGEDALYVTQLFC
- a CDS encoding TM2 domain-containing protein — protein: MPSDDEAEDDASSDEPFDVDERPPAATPGVNTGPDEKFCHSCGAIIKKEAEICPECGVRQKPATADYEKDRVTAGVLAILLGWAGVHRFYLGDTGLGLLYLCFFWTGIPGLVGIVEGILYLTKTDEEFQRRYVE
- a CDS encoding DUF2085 domain-containing protein, with the protein product MIDWDGVRTALAATRPYLLSHHQPGEWDRCYAPRVGGRRVRLCARCLGIYPGILAGLLAALIGSPLPTGLWVVTLLPMPALVDWAVSAFTARRGWNPVRTATGFGLGYAYGVGLATLYLTGDLRVLAIGVVYGLLAGFLLFVRHARQ
- a CDS encoding CopZ family metallochaperone, with amino-acid sequence MSQTISVEGMTCEHCEQSVEEALQGVSGVTDVDVDREAERATVDGDADTDALVDAVEDAGYTASA